From Bacteroidota bacterium, one genomic window encodes:
- a CDS encoding heavy-metal-associated domain-containing protein encodes MKAIKIFLVYILVQFTGNLVSGQTDTIRIHTSSLCDMCKKTIEHDMSFEKGIKTTSLDIDTKTVTVVYNPGKTNPEKIRLALTKIGYDADSLKADPKAFEKLPDCCKAPGHHE; translated from the coding sequence ATGAAAGCTATAAAAATATTTCTTGTTTATATTCTCGTACAATTTACCGGTAATTTAGTTTCTGGACAAACAGATACAATTCGGATACACACATCTTCTTTATGTGATATGTGTAAAAAAACAATTGAACACGATATGTCTTTTGAGAAGGGTATAAAAACTACCAGCCTGGATATCGACACAAAAACTGTGACTGTTGTCTATAATCCGGGTAAAACGAATCCCGAAAAAATCAGGTTGGCACTTACGAAAATCGGATATGATGCTGATTCACTAAAGGCAGATCCCAAGGCATTTGAAAAATTACCGGATTGTTGTAAGGCGCCCGGCCATCATGAATGA
- a CDS encoding TonB-dependent receptor translates to MNTNTCNSKRRSRDSIRDTLPVILLMFLSLTSFSQSLLKGIVVEWNTEMKMEMPLTGANLYWLPSLDGTTTDQQGKFTLRSADVYPAKLVVSFVGYKPDTLLIKNNSDLHIRLEKALDLKEVQVAAKQEAVGLSTINPINVEKISQKELLKAACCNLSEAFETSPTVNVSYKDAVTGAKEIQMLGLAGIYSQLMTENIPTMRGIAAIYGLSFIPGPWMESIQVTKGSGSVVNGYESTTGQINVEFKKPMEKTTPAFYLNLFGEANGNAEINTFYRQKLNEKWSSMLFLHGNYMDRDIDRNKDGFLDMMHNQQFNVYNRWNYHSGKKLESQIGIKFLADKREGGQLHSVVNPGAHSHPYLTSIETKRMEVYGKLGFVFPEAPFKSIGNIMQLTYHDMNSSFGLKAYDATQKTFYFQSIYQNVLWKAEHQYKTGIVFRYEALDQVYNLENLPRVEEAVPGVFFEYTYNHTDKLSLVTGLREDYHSKYNWIFTPRFHGKYNFTDNLLVRASAGSSFRVPYLYADNISSFASSRELLITEDIKPEKAWNYGLNFTWKFKLGQHEGSVSTDFYRTDFQNQLVMDAYSDSTRILFYNLKGDSYSNSFQAMVNYEVIEGLGVRLAYKLDDVKSTYNGKLEQKPLVSREKMLANLSYSTYNEHWKFDYTVIWDGPKKLETTFADPEAGSLPSNSPDFYIMHFQVTKVFRKFEIYAGSENLLDYRQKNPIINASNPFSNTFDATNIYAPIEGRRIFAGLRFMLR, encoded by the coding sequence ATGAATACTAACACCTGTAATTCAAAACGAAGATCGCGCGATTCAATTCGTGATACTTTGCCTGTTATTCTTTTGATGTTCCTTTCTTTAACAAGCTTTTCTCAGTCTTTGCTGAAAGGCATTGTTGTAGAATGGAACACAGAAATGAAAATGGAAATGCCATTGACCGGGGCAAATCTTTACTGGTTACCATCCCTGGATGGCACAACAACTGACCAACAGGGGAAATTTACCCTGAGAAGCGCGGATGTTTATCCGGCTAAACTTGTTGTCAGCTTTGTTGGTTATAAACCGGATACCTTGCTCATCAAAAATAATTCTGATCTGCATATACGGCTGGAAAAAGCTCTTGATCTTAAAGAAGTCCAGGTGGCAGCGAAACAGGAAGCGGTCGGCTTATCTACAATCAATCCCATCAATGTCGAAAAAATATCCCAGAAAGAATTGCTAAAAGCAGCGTGCTGTAATTTGTCTGAAGCATTTGAAACAAGTCCTACCGTAAACGTTTCCTATAAGGATGCCGTTACCGGAGCAAAAGAAATTCAAATGCTGGGCCTTGCAGGAATTTACTCTCAATTGATGACAGAGAATATACCTACCATGAGAGGGATTGCAGCTATCTACGGACTGTCCTTCATCCCCGGTCCTTGGATGGAATCCATACAAGTCACCAAAGGATCCGGTTCGGTTGTGAATGGTTATGAATCCACAACGGGCCAAATCAATGTCGAGTTTAAAAAACCAATGGAAAAAACTACTCCGGCATTTTATTTGAATCTCTTCGGTGAAGCAAATGGGAATGCTGAAATCAATACCTTCTACCGGCAAAAATTAAATGAGAAGTGGAGCAGCATGCTCTTTTTGCATGGTAATTATATGGACAGAGATATTGACCGTAACAAGGATGGATTTCTGGACATGATGCACAATCAGCAATTCAACGTTTACAATCGATGGAATTACCATAGTGGTAAAAAGCTGGAATCTCAGATAGGTATAAAATTTCTCGCCGATAAAAGAGAAGGAGGGCAGTTGCATTCTGTAGTTAATCCAGGAGCGCATTCCCATCCATACCTGACTTCGATTGAAACAAAGAGAATGGAAGTTTATGGAAAATTGGGTTTTGTATTTCCTGAAGCTCCATTCAAAAGCATTGGGAATATCATGCAGCTGACTTATCACGATATGAATTCTTCATTTGGTTTGAAAGCCTATGACGCCACTCAAAAGACATTCTATTTTCAGAGTATTTACCAGAATGTATTGTGGAAAGCAGAGCATCAATACAAAACCGGAATTGTATTTCGTTACGAAGCATTGGATCAGGTGTACAACCTGGAAAATCTTCCACGTGTAGAGGAAGCTGTTCCCGGAGTGTTCTTTGAATATACCTACAATCACACCGACAAACTGAGTCTTGTAACCGGTTTGCGGGAGGATTATCATTCAAAATACAACTGGATCTTTACACCACGGTTTCACGGCAAATATAATTTTACTGATAATCTGCTCGTGAGAGCAAGTGCAGGGAGTAGTTTCAGAGTACCTTATCTCTATGCCGACAACATCAGTAGTTTTGCATCCTCCCGTGAGCTCCTGATCACAGAGGATATTAAACCGGAGAAAGCCTGGAATTATGGTTTGAACTTCACCTGGAAATTTAAATTGGGTCAACATGAGGGTTCTGTCTCAACTGATTTTTACAGAACTGATTTTCAAAACCAGCTGGTGATGGACGCATACAGCGATTCAACGAGAATATTGTTTTACAATCTGAAAGGTGATTCGTATTCCAATAGTTTTCAGGCGATGGTGAACTACGAAGTAATAGAAGGACTTGGGGTTCGTCTGGCTTATAAACTGGATGATGTCAAATCAACTTATAATGGAAAGCTGGAGCAAAAACCATTGGTTTCACGTGAAAAGATGTTGGCGAATCTTTCGTACAGTACCTATAATGAACACTGGAAATTTGATTACACTGTAATTTGGGATGGCCCGAAAAAGCTCGAAACAACTTTTGCTGATCCGGAGGCAGGGAGTTTGCCTTCCAATTCTCCTGATTTTTACATCATGCATTTTCAGGTTACTAAAGTCTTCCGGAAATTTGAAATTTATGCAGGATCCGAAAACCTATTGGATTACAGACAAAAGAACCCAATCATCAATGCTTCTAATCCCTTCTCGAATACGTTTGACGCGACAAATATTTATGCACCTATTGAAGGGCGAAGGATTTTTGCTGGTCTGAGGTTTATGCTTCGTTAA
- a CDS encoding U32 family peptidase: protein MSNKTELMAPAGSYEALMAGIKAGCDSVYFGVEQLNMRARSTNNFRTEDLEKIAKICSEHEVKSYLTLNTVMYDHDISLMKRIVDQAKASGITAIIASDHAVLNYAKKTGVEIHISTQANISNIDTVEFYSAYADVVVLARELSLKQVGDIVRQIQFREITGPKGKLIEVEIFAHGALCMAVSGKCYLSLHSDYASANRGACIQNCRRSYIVTDKESGIEFEVDNEYIMSAKDLCTIGFLDNVMESGVSVLKIEGRGRAADYVYTVTSCYREAIDAWHEGSYTQEKVEAWMERLATVYNRGFWDGYYLGRTMGEWNNEYGSKSTKKKIYIGRGVKYFEKAGIGEIQLEAHHLSVGDEIIITGPTTGYIHVVVNEMMVNEASTQTARKGDVLTTPIPEKIRPSDKIYKLTDA, encoded by the coding sequence ATGAGTAACAAAACAGAATTAATGGCTCCCGCCGGGTCTTATGAAGCATTAATGGCAGGAATCAAGGCAGGATGCGATTCCGTCTATTTTGGAGTCGAACAGCTCAATATGAGAGCCAGATCTACAAATAACTTTCGTACCGAAGACCTTGAAAAGATTGCCAAAATCTGTAGCGAACATGAAGTAAAAAGTTACCTCACACTCAATACGGTGATGTATGATCATGATATTTCACTCATGAAACGTATCGTGGATCAGGCTAAAGCCAGTGGCATCACAGCTATTATCGCCTCAGATCATGCTGTATTGAATTACGCGAAGAAAACCGGTGTAGAAATCCATATATCCACGCAGGCGAATATCAGCAACATTGATACCGTTGAATTTTATTCCGCATACGCTGATGTAGTGGTTCTGGCTCGTGAATTGAGTTTAAAGCAAGTTGGGGATATCGTCAGGCAAATTCAGTTTCGGGAAATTACAGGACCTAAAGGAAAATTAATAGAAGTTGAAATTTTTGCTCATGGTGCTCTTTGTATGGCAGTTTCAGGGAAGTGTTATCTCAGCCTTCATTCCGACTATGCCTCCGCCAACAGAGGAGCATGTATACAGAATTGCAGAAGAAGCTATATCGTTACTGATAAAGAATCCGGAATTGAATTTGAAGTGGACAACGAATACATCATGTCGGCAAAAGATCTTTGCACGATTGGATTCCTGGACAATGTGATGGAATCCGGGGTATCTGTTTTGAAAATTGAAGGACGTGGACGCGCAGCGGATTATGTGTACACCGTTACTTCCTGCTATCGTGAAGCCATAGATGCATGGCATGAAGGCAGCTATACTCAGGAAAAGGTCGAAGCCTGGATGGAAAGACTTGCTACTGTATACAATCGTGGTTTCTGGGATGGTTATTATCTCGGCAGAACCATGGGAGAATGGAACAACGAATATGGATCCAAATCCACGAAGAAGAAAATTTATATAGGACGTGGCGTAAAATATTTTGAGAAAGCCGGAATCGGTGAAATCCAGCTGGAAGCACATCACCTGTCTGTTGGTGACGAAATTATCATAACCGGACCGACCACCGGTTACATCCACGTTGTGGTAAATGAAATGATGGTCAATGAAGCATCAACACAAACAGCAAGAAAGGGTGATGTACTCACCACTCCCATTCCGGAAAAAATTCGTCCTTCAGACAAAATCTACAAACTGACGGATGCATGA
- a CDS encoding ferredoxin, with translation MNKVRISQRRDKCIGCNACVEAADDRWRVSRRDGKCTLIGGVEKKGIYSVLVDNHEYEANMIAAKNCPVKIILVEKV, from the coding sequence ATGAATAAAGTGAGAATTTCACAGCGTCGTGATAAATGTATTGGTTGCAATGCCTGTGTCGAAGCGGCAGACGACCGCTGGCGTGTTTCGCGACGGGATGGAAAATGCACTTTAATCGGAGGGGTTGAAAAAAAAGGAATTTATTCCGTACTCGTCGACAATCATGAATACGAAGCGAACATGATCGCGGCGAAAAACTGTCCGGTGAAAATTATCCTTGTAGAAAAAGTTTAA
- a CDS encoding T9SS type A sorting domain-containing protein produces MRTIGILLFILLLNGTKSSGQTVVDIDGNVYNTVTIGNQIWMKDNLKVTHDRYGNFIPNVRNDSVWSILTTGARSYYNNDSSMYSGVYGALYNWYAVNNICPINWHVPEDNDWIILIGYLGGTNVAGGAMKSIYGWNFPNTGATDSSGFSGLPGGDRYDSGPYNYRGFFGHWWSSTSNAGVLRFATLLSYDNAQAVKYYFNVNNGFAIRCVCDLSPTQIQENGTDLGFQIYPNPATDRLVVKFNGKREVEVVIYSIPGELMIKKIICETNPEIDIRDLPGGMYFVELHDSNRIVQKVFLKE; encoded by the coding sequence ATGAGAACTATTGGAATACTTCTTTTTATCCTGCTATTAAATGGCACTAAATCTTCTGGACAGACTGTAGTGGATATTGACGGAAATGTTTACAACACTGTCACTATAGGCAATCAGATCTGGATGAAAGATAATCTCAAAGTGACTCATGACCGATATGGTAATTTTATTCCGAATGTCAGAAATGATTCTGTATGGAGTATACTTACGACAGGCGCCAGGTCTTATTACAATAATGATTCATCAATGTATTCAGGAGTCTATGGTGCTTTGTATAATTGGTATGCAGTTAATAACATTTGTCCGATAAACTGGCATGTACCTGAAGATAATGACTGGATAATTTTAATAGGCTATTTGGGAGGAACGAATGTTGCCGGTGGTGCAATGAAATCCATTTATGGCTGGAACTTTCCAAATACCGGTGCCACTGACAGTAGTGGATTTAGCGGGCTTCCGGGTGGTGATAGATACGATAGCGGACCATATAATTATAGAGGGTTTTTCGGCCATTGGTGGTCTTCCACATCTAATGCGGGAGTGCTGCGTTTTGCAACGCTTTTAAGCTATGACAATGCACAAGCTGTTAAGTACTATTTCAATGTTAATAATGGTTTTGCAATCCGATGTGTTTGTGATTTATCCCCAACACAAATTCAGGAGAATGGAACTGATTTAGGTTTTCAGATTTATCCAAACCCCGCAACTGATAGATTGGTAGTTAAGTTTAACGGAAAGCGAGAGGTTGAAGTTGTGATTTATTCAATTCCGGGAGAACTGATGATAAAAAAAATAATATGTGAAACTAATCCCGAAATTGATATTCGGGATTTGCCTGGCGGCATGTATTTTGTTGAACTCCACGATTCGAATAGGATAGTACAAAAAGTGTTTTTGAAAGAATGA
- the rsmH gene encoding 16S rRNA (cytosine(1402)-N(4))-methyltransferase RsmH, translated as MDDQEPKRARRVRYKGTHPKSFKEKYKELNPEQYSQDVEKVMQQGRTPAGMHRSICIKEILEILKIVPGEIGLDATLGYGGHSLEILKCLSPGGRLYATDVDPIELPRTRERLAALGYGSDFFEARILNFSNIDLIAAESGPLNFVLADLGVSSMQIDNPDRGFSYKVEGPLDLRLNPKSGKSATELLKTISLEDLEELLVLNADEPFAVQIARAVVTKIAKGFPVTTTTQLRDVIKEALDFLSGENKKEEIKKSCQRCFQALRIEVNDEFGVLEKFLEKLPDALAPGGRVAILSFHSGEDRRVKKAFQGLFRAGVYSEIAPEPIRPSPEECNANPRAKSAKLRWAIKG; from the coding sequence ATGGACGATCAGGAGCCCAAACGTGCCCGGAGAGTACGATATAAAGGCACACACCCGAAATCTTTTAAAGAGAAATACAAGGAGCTGAATCCTGAGCAATATTCACAGGATGTCGAAAAAGTGATGCAACAAGGCCGGACTCCGGCCGGAATGCACCGTTCTATTTGCATAAAAGAGATCCTGGAAATTCTCAAAATCGTGCCCGGAGAAATCGGTTTGGACGCAACTTTGGGTTATGGTGGACACAGTCTTGAAATACTGAAATGTCTTTCTCCAGGAGGACGATTGTATGCCACTGATGTCGATCCCATAGAATTGCCAAGAACCCGTGAACGGCTGGCAGCTCTTGGTTATGGTTCTGATTTTTTTGAGGCAAGAATTCTCAATTTTTCTAACATTGATTTGATTGCAGCCGAATCCGGCCCTTTGAATTTTGTACTGGCTGATCTTGGTGTTTCTTCCATGCAAATTGATAATCCGGATCGCGGGTTTTCATATAAAGTGGAAGGACCTTTGGATTTGCGGCTCAATCCGAAAAGCGGAAAATCAGCAACAGAACTTTTAAAAACAATTTCACTCGAAGATCTGGAAGAATTGCTTGTTTTAAACGCTGATGAGCCATTCGCGGTACAAATAGCCAGAGCTGTGGTCACAAAAATCGCGAAAGGGTTTCCGGTGACAACAACAACACAGCTTCGTGATGTTATCAAGGAGGCACTGGATTTTCTTTCGGGAGAAAATAAGAAGGAGGAAATTAAAAAATCATGTCAGCGCTGTTTCCAGGCTTTACGTATAGAGGTGAATGATGAATTTGGCGTACTTGAAAAATTTCTAGAAAAACTTCCTGACGCCCTCGCCCCAGGAGGTCGAGTGGCTATTCTGTCTTTTCATTCAGGAGAAGACAGGCGTGTAAAAAAAGCGTTTCAGGGACTGTTCCGGGCCGGTGTATACAGTGAAATTGCACCCGAACCTATTCGTCCTTCTCCTGAAGAATGCAATGCAAATCCCAGAGCGAAATCCGCGAAGCTCCGTTGGGCAATTAAAGGATGA